Proteins encoded by one window of Blautia luti:
- a CDS encoding glutamine synthetase family protein: protein MGNYTREEILQMAEEEDVEFIRLQFTDMFGTLKNIAITARELPRALDNRCIVDGSFIAGIAGESEPDMYLRPDLDTFAILPWRPQQGKVARLLCDIYCPDGTPHERSPRYILKKTAREAKKEGYTCLVDPECEFFLFHTDDNGVPTTVTHEKAGYLDVSPVDLGENARRDIVLNLEDMGIEVESSHHETAPAQHEVDFKYGEVRTIADRIMSFKMTVRTIAKRHGLHATFMPKPRAEVNGSGMHIHFSLFKDGRNVFVNPGNPQELSEEAYYFVGGLLAHSKEMALITNPIVNSYKRLVPGYEAPTELTWTKNNQNSLVRIPGSRGMETRIELRSPDAAANPYLVFAVCLAAGLDGINKKIYPTKSSSRELSETDQKTMKIENLPGNLNEAIDYFEQSDWIKEVLGTEFCKEYAAAKKKEWLRYTREISAWEIEEYLYRI, encoded by the coding sequence ATGGGGAATTATACCAGAGAAGAAATATTACAGATGGCTGAGGAGGAAGACGTGGAATTTATCCGTCTCCAGTTCACAGATATGTTCGGAACGCTGAAAAACATTGCCATAACTGCCCGGGAACTTCCCCGTGCGCTGGATAACCGATGTATTGTAGATGGTTCCTTTATTGCAGGGATCGCAGGAGAATCTGAACCGGATATGTACTTAAGACCGGATCTTGACACTTTTGCAATTCTCCCATGGAGACCACAGCAGGGAAAAGTTGCCAGACTGTTATGCGACATCTATTGTCCGGACGGAACCCCCCATGAGAGAAGTCCGAGATATATCCTGAAGAAAACCGCCCGGGAGGCAAAGAAGGAGGGATACACCTGTCTGGTAGATCCGGAATGTGAATTTTTCCTTTTTCATACAGATGATAACGGAGTTCCGACTACTGTAACACATGAAAAGGCCGGATATCTGGATGTCAGTCCTGTGGATCTGGGTGAAAACGCAAGACGTGATATTGTGTTAAATCTGGAAGACATGGGGATTGAGGTAGAATCTTCTCACCATGAAACTGCTCCTGCACAGCACGAAGTTGATTTCAAATACGGTGAAGTCCGTACGATTGCAGACCGGATCATGTCATTTAAGATGACGGTCCGTACCATTGCCAAACGCCATGGACTTCATGCGACATTTATGCCGAAACCAAGGGCAGAAGTAAACGGCTCCGGAATGCACATTCATTTCTCCTTATTTAAAGATGGAAGAAATGTATTCGTTAATCCGGGAAATCCACAGGAATTAAGCGAAGAAGCTTATTACTTCGTAGGAGGTCTTCTGGCTCACAGCAAAGAGATGGCACTGATCACCAATCCTATCGTAAATTCCTACAAACGTCTGGTTCCGGGCTATGAAGCACCGACAGAACTGACATGGACAAAGAACAACCAGAATTCACTGGTAAGAATTCCGGGATCCAGAGGTATGGAGACAAGGATCGAACTGAGAAGTCCGGATGCAGCAGCAAATCCGTATCTGGTATTTGCAGTATGTCTGGCAGCAGGACTGGATGGAATCAATAAGAAGATTTATCCGACTAAGTCCTCCAGCAGAGAGTTATCCGAAACAGACCAGAAAACAATGAAGATTGAAAATCTTCCGGGAAATTTGAACGAAGCAATTGATTACTTCGAACAGAGTGACTGGATCAAAGAAGTACTTGGAACAGAATTTTGTAAAGAATACGCAGCAGCCAAGAAAAAAGAATGGCTGCGCTATACAAGAGAAATTTCAGCCTGGGAAATCGAGGAATACTTATACAGAATTTAA
- a CDS encoding ANTAR domain-containing response regulator: MSSSIVIALPKIEDAKKIRTILNRHGLTVASVCSSVSNALASISELDSGVLICGYKLTDAYYKDALDNLPQYFEMLLLASQRIIDEAPNSVSTVQMPMKASVLIDTVNDMLYHLERRIKKEKKKPKPRSEKEQNYISNAKRLLMEKNQMTEEEAYRHIQKCSMDSGTNMVETAQMLLMLMYDEI, encoded by the coding sequence ATGAGCAGCAGCATTGTGATTGCGTTACCGAAAATTGAAGACGCAAAGAAAATCCGCACAATACTTAACAGACATGGGCTCACAGTAGCTTCTGTCTGCAGCTCTGTCTCTAATGCGCTGGCCAGTATCTCAGAGCTTGACAGTGGTGTCCTGATATGTGGGTATAAGTTGACAGATGCCTATTATAAAGACGCTCTCGATAACCTGCCACAGTATTTTGAAATGTTGCTTCTGGCCTCTCAGCGTATTATAGATGAAGCACCGAATTCCGTCAGCACTGTACAGATGCCGATGAAAGCAAGCGTACTGATAGATACGGTCAATGACATGCTCTATCATCTGGAACGCCGGATCAAAAAAGAAAAGAAGAAACCAAAGCCCAGATCAGAAAAAGAACAGAATTATATCTCGAATGCCAAACGCCTTCTGATGGAAAAAAACCAGATGACAGAAGAGGAAGCATACAGACATATCCAGAAATGCAGTATGGATTCCGGTACTAATATGGTAGAAACTGCACAGATGTTACTCATGCTGATGTATGATGAAATCTGA
- the aspS gene encoding aspartate--tRNA(Asn) ligase: MEFMDGTWKKEINTWEELVGNNLLNQEAVIEGAVHSIRNMGDVAFIILRRREGLFQTVYENEMANVSIHELKEAMTIRVKGILHEEERAPHGRELRIRHIDILSTPAEPLPMAIDKWKLNTSLEAKLNYRPISLRNIQERSKFKIQEALTKAFRDYLYGQGFTEIHTPKIGARGAEGGANLFKFSYFHKPAVLAQSPQFYKQMMVGVFDRVFETGPVFRAEKHNTKRHLNEYTSLDFEMGYIDSFEEIMAMETGFLQYAMNLLKTEYAKEVQILKLEIPDVSKILAVRFDVAKELVSQKYNRKIRNPFDLEPEEEALIGQYFKEEYGSDFVFVTHYPSKKRPFYAMDDPEDARFTLSFDLLFKGLEITTGGQRIHDYNMLVQKIEDRGMTQEGMEQYLDTFKHGMPPHGGLGIGLERLTMQLIGEENVRETCLFPRDMNRLEP, encoded by the coding sequence ATGGAATTTATGGATGGAACATGGAAAAAAGAAATTAACACCTGGGAGGAGCTCGTAGGTAATAATCTCCTGAACCAGGAAGCCGTAATCGAAGGCGCTGTTCACAGCATCCGTAATATGGGTGATGTGGCATTTATCATTCTTAGAAGAAGGGAAGGCTTATTCCAGACAGTCTATGAAAATGAAATGGCAAATGTTTCCATTCATGAATTGAAGGAAGCAATGACGATCAGGGTGAAAGGAATCCTGCATGAAGAGGAGAGAGCACCGCACGGAAGAGAGCTTCGTATTCGTCATATTGATATTTTATCAACACCGGCAGAGCCACTTCCAATGGCAATCGACAAATGGAAACTGAACACTTCCCTGGAAGCAAAATTAAACTACAGACCGATTTCCCTGAGAAATATTCAGGAGCGTTCCAAATTTAAGATTCAGGAGGCACTGACAAAAGCATTCCGCGATTATCTCTACGGACAGGGATTCACAGAAATCCACACTCCAAAGATCGGAGCAAGAGGAGCAGAGGGTGGAGCAAACCTTTTCAAGTTCAGCTACTTCCACAAACCTGCAGTACTTGCGCAGAGCCCACAGTTCTACAAACAGATGATGGTTGGCGTATTTGACAGAGTATTTGAGACAGGCCCTGTATTCCGAGCTGAGAAACATAATACCAAACGTCACTTAAATGAATACACCAGTCTGGACTTCGAGATGGGATATATTGACAGCTTCGAAGAAATTATGGCAATGGAAACAGGATTCCTCCAGTATGCCATGAACCTTCTGAAAACAGAATATGCAAAAGAAGTACAGATTTTGAAGCTTGAGATCCCGGATGTATCCAAAATCCTGGCAGTCCGTTTCGATGTAGCCAAGGAACTGGTATCACAGAAATATAACCGTAAGATCAGAAATCCATTTGACCTGGAGCCGGAAGAAGAAGCACTGATCGGACAGTATTTCAAAGAAGAATATGGCTCAGATTTCGTATTTGTCACACATTATCCGTCAAAGAAACGTCCATTCTATGCAATGGATGATCCGGAAGACGCAAGATTTACCTTAAGCTTTGACCTGTTATTCAAAGGCCTTGAGATCACAACAGGCGGACAGCGTATCCATGATTACAACATGCTGGTACAGAAAATTGAAGACAGAGGTATGACGCAGGAAGGCATGGAACAGTATCTGGATACCTTCAAACATGGTATGCCGCCTCACGGTGGACTGGGAATCGGTCTGGAACGTCTGACCATGCAGCTTATCGGTGAAGAGAATGTTCGTGAAACCTGTCTCTTCCCGCGAGATATGAACCGTCTGGAACCGTAA
- the gatC gene encoding Asp-tRNA(Asn)/Glu-tRNA(Gln) amidotransferase subunit GatC has translation MAKIIDDETMENVCILAKLSLSEEEKEKAKAEMQKMLDYVEKLDELDTSEVEPMSHIFQDENVFREDVVTNGDNKEAMLANAPKAKEGQYQVPKTIG, from the coding sequence ATGGCAAAGATCATAGATGATGAAACAATGGAAAATGTGTGCATCCTGGCCAAGCTTTCCCTCTCAGAAGAAGAAAAGGAAAAAGCAAAAGCTGAAATGCAGAAAATGCTTGATTATGTAGAGAAACTGGATGAACTGGATACATCTGAAGTAGAGCCGATGTCCCATATCTTCCAGGACGAGAACGTATTTCGTGAGGATGTTGTCACAAACGGAGACAACAAAGAAGCAATGCTGGCAAATGCACCGAAAGCAAAAGAAGGACAGTATCAGGTTCCGAAAACCATAGGATAG
- the gatA gene encoding Asp-tRNA(Asn)/Glu-tRNA(Gln) amidotransferase subunit GatA has product MELEKLTALQLGEKIKQRQVSVLDGVKTVFEQIEKQDSEVHAYLDTYKEEAYKRAEEVQKGIEDGTYTSPLAGVPIAIKDNICINGKKTTCASKILENFVPQYNAEVIDRLEKAGLVIIGKTNMDEFAMGSTTETSAYGITRNPWNLEHVPGGSSGGSCVAVAAGETYLALGSDTGGSIRQPSSYCGVTGIKPTYGTVSRYGLVAYASSLDQIGPVGKDVSDCAALLEIIAGHDTKDSTSMKREDLQFSKELTGDIKGMKFGVPEEYLAEGLDPEVKASFMSVLDTLKELGAEVEFFSIKTMEYMIPAYYIIASAEASSNLERFDGVKYGFRAAEYDGLHDMYKKTRTAGFGEEVKRRIMLGSFVLSSGYYDAYYLKALRTKALIKKEFDQAFGKYDVLLAPASPFTAPKIGESLKDPLAMYLGDIYTVAVNLCGLPGITVPCGKDSKGLPIGIQMIGDCFMEKKILRAAHAYETSRGSFAVPGEGGTR; this is encoded by the coding sequence ATGGAGTTGGAAAAATTAACAGCCCTGCAGCTTGGGGAAAAAATAAAACAGCGTCAGGTCAGCGTCCTGGATGGAGTAAAAACTGTTTTTGAACAGATTGAGAAACAGGATTCAGAAGTACACGCTTATCTTGACACATATAAAGAAGAAGCATACAAACGTGCAGAAGAAGTACAAAAAGGCATCGAGGACGGTACTTATACCAGTCCTCTTGCAGGCGTACCGATCGCGATCAAAGATAATATCTGTATTAATGGAAAGAAAACTACCTGTGCATCAAAGATTCTTGAGAATTTTGTGCCTCAGTATAATGCAGAAGTCATTGACCGTCTGGAAAAAGCCGGACTGGTCATTATCGGAAAAACAAACATGGATGAATTTGCCATGGGAAGTACCACAGAGACTTCCGCTTACGGCATCACCAGAAACCCATGGAATCTGGAACACGTACCAGGCGGTTCTTCAGGTGGTTCCTGTGTAGCAGTAGCAGCAGGAGAAACTTATCTGGCACTTGGTTCAGATACAGGCGGATCTATCCGTCAGCCAAGTTCCTACTGTGGTGTAACCGGAATTAAACCAACCTATGGAACAGTATCCCGTTATGGCCTTGTAGCTTATGCATCTTCCCTGGATCAGATCGGACCTGTAGGAAAAGACGTATCTGACTGTGCAGCTCTTCTGGAGATCATCGCAGGACATGATACAAAAGACAGCACATCCATGAAAAGAGAAGACCTTCAGTTCTCCAAAGAACTGACAGGAGATATCAAGGGGATGAAATTCGGAGTTCCTGAAGAATATCTGGCAGAGGGACTTGATCCGGAAGTAAAGGCATCCTTTATGAGCGTTCTCGATACACTGAAAGAACTGGGAGCAGAAGTAGAATTTTTCTCCATCAAGACCATGGAATACATGATTCCGGCTTATTACATTATTGCCAGTGCAGAAGCAAGCTCCAACCTGGAACGTTTCGATGGTGTTAAATACGGTTTCCGTGCAGCAGAATATGATGGTCTTCATGACATGTACAAAAAGACCAGAACAGCAGGTTTCGGTGAGGAAGTAAAACGCCGTATCATGCTTGGTTCCTTCGTGTTAAGCTCCGGTTATTATGATGCATACTATCTGAAGGCACTCCGCACAAAAGCCCTGATCAAGAAAGAATTTGACCAGGCATTTGGCAAATATGATGTGCTCCTTGCACCTGCATCTCCATTTACAGCACCGAAGATCGGTGAAAGCTTAAAAGATCCCCTTGCCATGTATCTTGGAGATATCTACACAGTAGCAGTCAATCTCTGCGGTCTTCCGGGAATTACAGTTCCATGCGGAAAAGACAGCAAAGGTCTCCCAATCGGTATCCAGATGATCGGGGACTGCTTCATGGAAAAGAAAATCCTGCGTGCAGCACACGCCTATGAAACCAGCCGCGGCTCCTTTGCCGTGCCAGGAGAAGGAGGCACCAGATAA
- the gatB gene encoding Asp-tRNA(Asn)/Glu-tRNA(Gln) amidotransferase subunit GatB, with protein sequence MMKQYETVIGLEVHVELATKTKIFCGCSTEFGGAPNTHTCPVCTGMPGSLPVLNKKVVEFALKAGLAANCQIHQYCKFDRKNYFYPDNPQNYQISQLYLPICHDGWVEIETSAGKKKIRIHEMHMEEDAGKLIHDEWEDCSLVDYNRSGVPLIEIVSEPDMRSSEEVIAYLEKLRCMMQYLGVSDCKLQEGSMRADVNLSVREVGAEEFGTRTEMKNLNSFKAIARAIEGERERQIELIEEGKAVTQETRRWDDNKEYSYAMRSKEDAKDYRYFPDPDLPPIHISDAWIEKIKAEQPELREVKQARYQEEYGLPAYDAGILTESRHLAGLFEETAAIYGNAKKTANWFMGEVLRLTKDKAMDPEQVSFSPKHLADLLVMVEKSEVSPQNAKKVFEKVFEEDIDPVAYIEEHGLKIVEDTGLLEETINRILDANPGPLSELLGGKDKVMGFFVGQIMKEMKGKANPASVRETLMKEVEKRK encoded by the coding sequence ATAATGAAACAGTACGAAACAGTCATAGGACTTGAAGTCCATGTAGAACTTGCAACAAAAACAAAAATTTTCTGCGGATGCTCCACTGAATTCGGAGGAGCACCCAATACACATACATGCCCGGTCTGCACAGGTATGCCGGGTTCCCTGCCTGTATTAAATAAGAAAGTAGTAGAGTTTGCCCTGAAAGCAGGTCTTGCAGCAAACTGCCAGATCCATCAGTACTGCAAATTTGACCGTAAGAACTATTTCTATCCGGACAACCCACAGAACTATCAGATTTCTCAGTTATATCTGCCAATCTGTCATGACGGATGGGTAGAGATTGAAACCTCTGCAGGCAAAAAGAAAATCCGCATCCATGAAATGCATATGGAAGAGGATGCAGGTAAACTGATTCATGATGAATGGGAAGACTGCTCCCTGGTAGACTATAACCGAAGCGGTGTTCCACTGATCGAGATCGTATCCGAACCGGATATGAGAAGCTCCGAGGAAGTTATCGCTTATCTGGAAAAGCTCCGTTGTATGATGCAGTATCTGGGTGTATCAGACTGTAAGCTTCAGGAAGGCTCCATGCGTGCAGACGTTAACCTTTCTGTCCGTGAAGTGGGAGCAGAAGAATTCGGTACCAGAACAGAGATGAAGAACCTGAACTCTTTCAAAGCCATTGCCAGAGCAATCGAAGGCGAAAGAGAACGTCAGATCGAACTGATCGAAGAAGGCAAGGCAGTTACACAGGAGACACGCCGCTGGGATGACAACAAAGAATATTCTTACGCCATGCGTTCCAAGGAAGATGCCAAAGACTACAGATATTTCCCTGATCCAGATCTGCCTCCAATCCATATCTCTGATGCATGGATTGAAAAGATCAAAGCAGAACAGCCGGAGCTTCGCGAAGTGAAACAGGCCCGTTATCAGGAAGAGTACGGACTTCCGGCATACGATGCGGGAATCCTTACAGAATCCCGCCATCTTGCAGGTCTTTTTGAAGAAACAGCAGCAATCTACGGAAATGCAAAGAAGACAGCAAACTGGTTTATGGGTGAGGTACTCCGTCTGACGAAAGATAAAGCTATGGATCCGGAACAGGTATCTTTCTCACCGAAGCATCTTGCAGATCTTCTGGTAATGGTAGAAAAATCCGAAGTCAGCCCTCAGAATGCAAAAAAAGTCTTTGAGAAAGTCTTTGAGGAAGACATTGATCCTGTAGCCTACATTGAGGAACATGGTCTGAAGATTGTAGAAGACACAGGACTTCTGGAAGAAACCATCAACAGGATCCTGGATGCTAACCCAGGACCACTTTCAGAACTTCTGGGAGGTAAAGATAAAGTCATGGGCTTCTTTGTAGGTCAGATCATGAAAGAGATGAAAGGCAAGGCAAATCCTGCAAGCGTCCGCGAGACACTAATGAAAGAAGTAGAGAAGCGCAAATAA
- a CDS encoding LL-diaminopimelate aminotransferase — MVTVNHNYLKLPGSYLFSTIGKKVKAYKEANPQANVISLGIGDVTQPLAPAIIEALHKSVDEMGDAATFHGYAPDLGYEFLRSAIAKNDYKDRGCDIEADEIFVSDGAKSDSGNIQEIFGLDNKIAVCDPVYPVYVDTNVMAGRTGEYNKERGNFDNVIYMPCTEANGFLPEFPEEVPDLIYLCFPNNPTGGAITKPQLQEWVDYANKNGSVIIYDAAYEAYISEENVPHSIYECEGARTCAIELRSFSKNAGFTGVRLGFTVVPKDLVRDGVDLHSLWARRHGTKFNGAPYIVQRAGEAVYSPEGKAQLKEQVGYYMSNAKAIYEGLASAGYSVSGGVNAPYIWLKTPDKMTSWEFFDYLLEKANIVGTPGSGFGAHGEGFFRLTAFGTHENTLEAIERIKNL, encoded by the coding sequence ATGGTAACAGTAAACCACAACTATCTGAAATTACCGGGAAGCTATCTGTTTTCCACAATTGGAAAAAAAGTAAAAGCATATAAAGAAGCCAACCCACAGGCAAACGTGATCTCACTGGGAATCGGTGATGTAACCCAGCCTTTGGCTCCGGCGATCATTGAGGCACTTCATAAATCTGTAGATGAAATGGGTGATGCAGCTACATTTCATGGTTATGCACCTGATCTTGGTTATGAATTCTTAAGATCTGCCATTGCAAAGAATGACTACAAAGACAGAGGCTGTGATATTGAAGCAGACGAAATCTTTGTATCTGACGGTGCAAAGAGCGATTCCGGAAATATCCAGGAAATATTCGGACTGGATAACAAGATTGCAGTGTGCGATCCTGTATACCCAGTATATGTAGATACAAACGTAATGGCAGGCCGTACAGGAGAATACAACAAAGAACGTGGCAACTTTGATAACGTAATCTATATGCCATGTACAGAAGCCAACGGCTTCCTTCCGGAATTCCCTGAAGAAGTACCGGATCTTATCTACCTTTGCTTCCCGAATAACCCAACCGGTGGTGCGATCACCAAACCGCAGCTTCAGGAATGGGTAGACTATGCAAATAAAAACGGTTCTGTAATTATCTATGATGCAGCATACGAAGCATACATCTCCGAAGAAAATGTACCGCACAGCATCTATGAGTGCGAAGGAGCAAGAACCTGCGCCATCGAACTGCGCAGCTTCTCCAAAAATGCAGGTTTCACAGGTGTCCGTCTCGGCTTTACAGTTGTACCAAAGGATCTGGTTCGTGACGGTGTAGATCTCCATAGTCTCTGGGCAAGACGTCATGGCACAAAATTTAATGGTGCGCCATATATCGTACAGCGTGCAGGAGAGGCTGTATACTCTCCAGAAGGAAAAGCACAGCTGAAAGAACAGGTAGGCTACTATATGAGCAACGCCAAAGCCATCTACGAAGGTCTGGCATCAGCAGGCTATTCCGTATCCGGTGGCGTAAACGCTCCGTATATCTGGCTGAAAACACCTGATAAGATGACTTCCTGGGAGTTCTTTGACTATCTCCTTGAAAAAGCCAACATTGTAGGAACTCCGGGCTCAGGATTCGGTGCTCATGGTGAGGGATTCTTCCGCCTCACTGCGTTTGGAACACATGAGAATACACTGGAAGCAATTGAACGAATTAAGAATCTGTAA
- a CDS encoding RNA-guided endonuclease TnpB family protein translates to MRKINRAVKIRIYPNKEQITQIEKTIGCSRFLYNRMLADKIRRYQEEKKMLKNTPAGYKKEYPWLKEVDSLALANVQLNLEGAFRKFFREPGVGFPHYKSKKHSRKSYTTNMVNGNICLQDRFLKLPKMQPVKIKLHRMIPEGWKLKSVTVSREPSGKYFASLLFDCENQTAEKRQAEKFLGMDFAMHGMCVFSTGERAGYPMFYRNAEKKLAREQRKLSRCEKGSRNYQKQKKKVALYHEKIKNQRKDFQHKLSHSLAEDYDAVCVEDLNLKGIAGGLHFGKGIQDNGYGQFLSLLGYKLEERGKYLIKVDRYFASSKICSVCGHKKKELALSERIYLCECGNRMDRDVNAAINILKEGKRIYKKCA, encoded by the coding sequence GTGAGAAAGATAAACCGGGCAGTAAAAATAAGAATCTATCCAAATAAAGAACAGATAACCCAGATAGAGAAGACAATCGGCTGCAGTCGTTTTCTTTATAACCGGATGCTTGCGGATAAGATCCGTCGTTATCAGGAAGAAAAAAAGATGCTGAAAAATACGCCGGCCGGATATAAAAAAGAATATCCATGGCTGAAAGAGGTAGATTCTCTTGCGCTGGCGAATGTACAGTTAAATCTGGAAGGGGCTTTCCGGAAATTTTTCCGGGAACCGGGAGTGGGATTTCCGCATTATAAATCAAAAAAACATTCGCGGAAATCCTATACAACGAATATGGTAAATGGGAATATCTGTCTGCAGGACCGGTTCCTGAAACTGCCAAAGATGCAGCCGGTAAAAATAAAACTCCACCGTATGATCCCGGAGGGATGGAAGCTGAAATCAGTGACTGTGAGTAGGGAACCGTCCGGAAAATATTTTGCCAGCCTGCTGTTCGACTGTGAAAACCAAACAGCGGAGAAAAGACAGGCGGAAAAATTCCTGGGGATGGATTTTGCCATGCATGGGATGTGTGTATTTTCTACGGGTGAAAGAGCCGGATATCCCATGTTCTACCGGAATGCAGAGAAAAAACTTGCCCGGGAACAGAGAAAACTTTCCAGATGTGAAAAGGGCAGCCGTAACTATCAGAAACAGAAGAAAAAGGTTGCTTTATATCATGAAAAGATAAAGAACCAGAGGAAGGATTTCCAGCATAAGCTCAGCCACAGCCTTGCAGAAGACTATGACGCAGTATGTGTGGAGGATCTGAACCTGAAGGGGATAGCCGGAGGCCTGCATTTCGGAAAAGGGATACAGGATAACGGATACGGTCAGTTCCTTTCCCTGCTTGGATATAAGCTGGAAGAACGTGGAAAATATCTGATAAAAGTAGACAGATATTTTGCATCCAGTAAGATATGCAGCGTATGCGGACATAAGAAGAAAGAGCTGGCATTATCAGAACGGATATACCTATGCGAATGTGGAAACCGGATGGACCGGGATGTGAATGCGGCGATCAATATTCTGAAAGAAGGAAAAAGAATATATAAAAAATGTGCATAA
- a CDS encoding LURP-one-related/scramblase family protein, which translates to MEQEAPTSKSVRFKWREHVTQRLFSWFDSYDIYDEAGNTVYVVKGQLSWGHKLAIYDAYGNEVGMVVQKVLTFLPKFEIYKNGSYIGCLSKEFSFLTPHYNIDYNGWHIDGTIMEWDYSILDRSGYSIARVSKELFHMTDTYVIDVPDTGNALDALMFVLAIDAEKCSRN; encoded by the coding sequence ATTGAGCAGGAAGCTCCCACTTCAAAATCTGTAAGATTTAAGTGGCGAGAGCATGTCACACAAAGGCTGTTTTCATGGTTTGACAGCTATGATATCTATGATGAAGCAGGCAACACTGTTTATGTAGTAAAGGGCCAGTTGTCCTGGGGACATAAACTTGCAATTTATGATGCTTATGGAAATGAAGTAGGAATGGTTGTTCAGAAAGTTCTTACCTTCCTTCCTAAATTTGAAATTTATAAAAACGGCAGTTATATCGGATGCCTAAGCAAAGAATTCTCATTCCTGACACCACATTATAATATTGATTATAATGGATGGCATATTGATGGAACCATTATGGAATGGGATTATAGCATTCTTGATAGAAGCGGTTATTCAATTGCACGGGTTAGTAAAGAATTGTTTCATATGACTGATACATATGTTATTGATGTGCCGGATACAGGAAATGCGTTGGATGCTCTGATGTTTGTACTTGCGATTGATGCAGAAAAATGTTCCAGGAATTAA
- a CDS encoding aspartate dehydrogenase produces MGLFKKKIVKKTYDREHMKPVIRASICTGEEVAGFKDIRTGKIEEIMLIRSPEDLEKFKEIYEITEKIAKEY; encoded by the coding sequence ATGGGATTATTCAAAAAGAAAATCGTGAAAAAAACATATGACCGAGAACATATGAAACCTGTTATTCGTGCAAGCATTTGTACCGGAGAAGAAGTAGCAGGATTCAAAGATATACGGACTGGAAAAATAGAAGAAATCATGCTGATTAGATCGCCGGAGGACTTAGAAAAATTCAAAGAAATATATGAGATAACAGAGAAAATTGCAAAAGAATATTAG
- a CDS encoding YccF domain-containing protein: protein MRTIGNILWFIFGGLLGGLAWILAGCIWCITIIGIPVGLQCFKFATLAFWPFGKEIVYGNGMFSFLVNLIWIIFFGWEMALGNLIVGCIWCITIVGIPFGKQFFKMARLSFMPFGASVIG from the coding sequence ATGAGAACTATAGGTAATATCCTTTGGTTTATATTTGGAGGATTACTGGGCGGCCTGGCTTGGATTTTGGCAGGATGCATATGGTGTATTACAATTATTGGAATTCCGGTAGGTCTGCAATGTTTTAAATTTGCGACCCTGGCATTCTGGCCGTTTGGAAAAGAAATCGTGTATGGAAATGGCATGTTTTCGTTTTTAGTAAATCTTATATGGATTATATTTTTTGGATGGGAAATGGCACTTGGAAACCTGATAGTTGGTTGTATTTGGTGCATTACGATAGTTGGAATTCCATTTGGAAAACAGTTTTTCAAGATGGCAAGACTCTCTTTCATGCCATTTGGTGCGAGTGTGATAGGGTAG
- a CDS encoding IS607 family transposase, whose product MSKYYSIHEFSKIIGVSAQTLRNWDANGKLHPHHTTVSGYRYYSDEQLNQVINVKPKKRITIGYCRVSSHKQKDDLERQIDNVKTYLLAKGHPFEIISDIGSGINYKKKGLQELIRRISQNQVEKVVVLYKDRLLRFGFELIEYIASLYNCEIEIIDNTEKSEQQELVEDLVQIITVFSCKLQGKRADKAKKLIRELLQEETDGKSHKSNVDTKQCTEN is encoded by the coding sequence TTGAGTAAATATTATTCTATACATGAATTTTCAAAAATTATAGGCGTATCTGCCCAGACATTACGAAATTGGGATGCCAATGGAAAACTTCATCCGCATCATACTACAGTAAGTGGCTATAGATATTATTCTGATGAGCAACTCAACCAGGTAATAAATGTAAAGCCTAAAAAACGCATTACAATTGGATATTGTCGCGTTTCCAGCCATAAACAGAAAGATGATCTGGAACGACAGATTGATAATGTTAAGACATATCTTCTGGCAAAAGGACACCCATTTGAGATAATAAGTGATATCGGTTCCGGGATTAATTATAAGAAAAAAGGACTTCAGGAATTGATCAGGCGAATATCTCAAAATCAGGTTGAAAAGGTTGTTGTTTTATATAAAGACCGGCTATTACGATTTGGTTTTGAGCTGATAGAATATATCGCTTCACTTTATAATTGTGAGATTGAGATTATTGATAATACTGAAAAATCCGAACAGCAGGAACTTGTTGAAGATCTGGTTCAGATAATCACAGTATTCAGTTGTAAATTACAGGGAAAACGAGCGGATAAAGCTAAGAAACTTATCCGTGAACTGCTACAGGAGGAAACAGATGGTAAAAGCCATAAAAGTAATGTTGATACCAAACAATGTACAGAAAACTAA